The Brassica napus cultivar Da-Ae unplaced genomic scaffold, Da-Ae ScsIHWf_813;HRSCAF=1163, whole genome shotgun sequence genome has a window encoding:
- the LOC106414192 gene encoding uncharacterized protein LOC106414192 — protein MSLAIAEVYTVKKFHTESMKKPAKATVTGEGDGKIIGGGLREVMKTPVKQNGTRNFGRWFVGKPKKSSAKVSDPTTIE, from the coding sequence ATGTCGCTAGCTATCGCGGAGGTTTACACGGTGAAGAAGTTTCACACAGAGAGTATGAAGAAACCGGCCAAAGCAACGGTTACCGGCGAGGGAGATGGAAAGATCATCGGAGGTGGGCTCCGGGAGGTAATGAAAACGCCGGTGAAACAGAATGGAACTAGAAATTTCGGACGGTGGTTTGTTGGGAAGCCAAAGAAAAGCTCGGCTAAAGTTTCGGATCCCACGACGATTGagtga